Within Harpia harpyja isolate bHarHar1 chromosome 4, bHarHar1 primary haplotype, whole genome shotgun sequence, the genomic segment AATGTCTCCACTGCAAGTATAAAAACTCTGttggggaaagaggcagaggggagcaacagaggaggaaggaagcacGTGGCCCATGAAGTCAGAAGAAGAGATTTATTAGAGGAATCAAGGGCAAGTAGTATCCAATGCCTGTTGATGCCAATAACGCTTTTGAAAACCTCCCATCAGTCAACATGAAATCTGGCCAAGATAGATAACATCTTTGAAGTCTTCAGTTACAAGGGACCCAAAACATTATGGCAAAGTCAGAGGAATTTCAAAGTCATTCTTTGCAGAGCATGAAAATGGTTCAGAACTGTATATAGGGAGATGACACAATGGATCACATGGAATTTGTGTAAAAATACATGCTAAGAAACACCTAAATTTGAGCAAAGAATCCAAGCTAACtgaattatttaagaaaaactctttccaaggagaaaaaaaaaaccaactagaTTTTGCTGGGAAAGACAGCAGGGGGATCCCATTTATTTTCTGATAGAAGGAGGCAATCTCTGACAACTGGATCACCTTAAGGTATTTTACCATGACACATATTTTGGAAGCAAGTGAAGACAACGTAGCACAGTGTAGTCAGACCTGAAAAGCAGGAGAGACACTCTGACAAGGCCTACGTTACGGAGGCTTTTCTTGCTGACATTGCATGACAGAGGTTGCTTTGCTGCATGACTTCACTGCTTTATATGATAAAAGTGGGCAGAATAATACATTCCATGTTGTGTTGTTGCTGGTGCAGCAGCGAAATGTTTTTTTTGTGATCCTTAGACTCCATTCATTGCAATTCTacttctctctgcctttcccgCCTTGAGTGATGTTTTCCTAGCCCAGAACATCTCTTTACATTCCTGTCTTTCCACTGTGGTAGTGGAGAGGAAGATTTTCTCCCTTTCTAGATTTTTCAAGAGGACAGGGATACAATgatctctcctctccccccctgGCAGGACAGAGAGTGCCCACAACCATCACTTGGTGCTCCAGTCATGGTAAGAAGGAATACCTATGCGATCAGTGGATGAATAGACAGAGAGCCCCCAAAGCAGGAAGGATTCCCTGATTGCTTCAGGAGAATATTAGGGCTCAGGAGGGTCGATTGTACAGAACAGGCCACCTTTGACACCCCTCAGCAGAATCCTACGGGGTAGCTTGGGCAGAGCTGACTGGTGCATGCACACTGGGAATGCCTGGGATTTCTGTGAGTCTGGTACCACAGGCAGAGACATGGCTCCAGCCACGTTGCCCGAGACACGGAAAGCCAGGACAGAGGCTGGAGAACCTCATGTTCTACTTAACAAAAccagtgggaggaaaaagaatggGCTGGAGGAGCCCAGATGCTTGTCATAGCATGTCCTAAGCTACCAAACTAATCAGGAAGAAGTATGAAAGGTGATTGGATTATAATGTTTAAATActtccacaaaaacaaaacagccatTGCTAAATGGGCTTCTTTCTCCTTACAGCAGAGACACGTATGAAGAATTTGAAAGGCTGGAAGCACAAACTAGAGAGTTGTATTAAAGTCTAAGGACATGATTTCAACTGTGGGCATCATTCACCTTTAGAATGAGCTATCAAAGGAATAAGAggattctccctctctcttcaaATCAAGATTGtcctcctattaaaaaaaaagcgcTAACTACAAGTTACTGGGAATTCTGAGCTAAATCCTATGGCCTTGGGCATACGAGGCCTTGGGGATACAACCCTTTAGAATGGGTTTTCTAGAGGTCCTTCTAGCCTTTAAAACCTTTGAATCTCTCCTGCGAAGTTGCATAACGGTATCATCTCATGCTGCTCTTCGACTGTACCAATATTTATGCAAAAGACACTCAATGTTGGTTTAAAAATTCCAGAGTTGAAGAACCTACCATATTACTACAGGGATTTGTTTCAGTAGCTATCCCACCCTCATGGAGAAATACTTgtgctttgctgccagcctgGATTGGCGTAGCTCCAACAATGCTAATGCCAGGAGTCTCTTCCCATGGATGTGATCATGGCTATCACCAATTCCTGTTAAATCTGTTCTCGAATAAAAACTAACCAGAGAGAATCCCTAAAGCCTCAAAAGTCTCTCAAGGTGTGTCACAACATCTCTCAGTACTCCATTCATTCCTgaagcttttttttcagttcctcacaatttttcaaaatattttccttaactaCAAACACTAAGCGTGAGATGAAGTATTCAAGTAATGATCCTGTTTTAACATAATTTCAATCACAATGCCAGAGCAATATCTATTCTTACTCAAAAATACCGTACCAGAGCAGACAAATAGCaaacaatgaataaaaaaaatcaaaaagctgAGCAATGAACTTGATATCCTTCATACATTGACAGAAACTTATAAATAGGATGCAGAAAGTTCTTCATCTAGGTGTGTAGGGATAAACTGGGACTCCTGAGAACATACAGCTTCACGCACCTGGTCTCTCCATGACTCCCTATACGCCCTTTGCAAAGGGTGTTTTTGCACTTTGCAGAACATACAGTTTCCATGATGCAGAGTACTGAAATTACTACTATCTGGTAGCTAGTCACATGGTAAAAAGTGGTTTCAACTCTTTCTATAAAAAATGGTGGCTCACATCAGCTGTTACGCAGGGATATGTTGACAACTGTCagtttatttctgaatatttgtaCTTAGGAGTCCAAAAGTAATGTTCGCATTCAAGGTTGATGTGGCCAAACTTACACCAGAAAGTTAAGGAGAACAGATTATGTACAACTAGTAAACTGAAAGTCATTCATGTGAAGATGGCAAATACTGAAACCATCAGGTAAAGACACAGGACAGTTATGCAATCATTTTAAAAGTTATGTTTACTAAATAATTTGAGCCCAATTCACCATTACATTATGCACCAGATAATCACTCATGCTTCCAGgttcacagaaccatagaatggtttgggttggaagggaccttaaagatcatctagttccaccccccctgccatgggcagggacaccttccactagaccaggttgcccaaagccccatccaacctggccttgaacactgccagggatggggcagccacaacccctctgggcaacctgtgccagtgcctcaccaccctcacagtgaagaatttcttccttacatctaatctaaatctaccctctttcagtctaaagccattaccccttgtcctatcactacatgcccttgtaaaaagtccttctccagccttcttgttggccccctttaggtactggaaggctgctataaggtctccctggagccttctcttctccaggctgaacaaccccaactctctcagcctgtcctcacagcagaggtgttccagccctctgatcatcttcatggccctcctctggactcgctccaacaggtccatgtccttctcatgttgggggccccagagctgaatgcagtagtccaggtggggtctcacgagagcggagcagagggggagaatcacctccctcgacctgctggtcacgcttcttttgatgcagcccaggatacggttggcttccTGGGCTGCAAATGTACATTGTCAGGTCATGTTGAGTTtttcatcaaccaacacccccgagtccttctcctcagggctgctctcaatccactcatcacccagcctgtatttgtgcttggaattgccccgacccatgtgcaggacctggCATTTGGCCTTGTGAACGCcgtgaggttcacacaggcccacctctcaagcctgtcaaggtccctctggatggcatcccttccctccagcgtgtcgaccgcatcgcacagcttggtgtcgtcagcaaacttgctgagggtacgctcaatcccactgtccatgccaccgacaaagatgttaaacagcgccggtcccaatactgacccctgaggaacgccacgtTCACGTCTCAACATCAGGAGAAAGTAAATAATACTTTCAAACAAGATCTGAAATAAATTCAGTGTTGGAAAACATTGAAGTTCTTTTCAGCCTCTTCTAAACATTTCCCTCTCAAGATAATAACTTTCCTGCCTGTGAACAGAAGTTTGCAAATATTCAACTCAAAGTAAAATCTGGAATGACTAtgcttttgaaagtgttttctttgccggggggggggggaagagaagtcTGAAACCAGTGTAAGGATCATTGCTTTGAAACAAGGTGAAAGTCAACAGAGCACAGTTAGCCTAAGAGTCAAAACCTGTtgaaaaggaagggggagagaagatCAAGCAAAATGTGTAAATACTGGCTCTAATATGAGATCTCCACAGTGTCAGGTAGCACCCCATACTGGAAAGCTAAGTCACCCCATAAAACCTTTAAATTCCACACCATAACTACCCTGGCACCTCTGGGTGGGCCCACGCTCCTTGCAGTTCACTGTGCAAAGTACGTAAAACCCCTGCCGCAGGGCACTCCAGAAGGTGCCCGTGGCCTTGTTCCCTCTCCAAAGGGAGAGGTGATTTCTGCTAGCCCCTTCTTGAGGGCTGGCTATCACATTCAAGGAAGTGCTGGACTTTCTTCTGCTTCATCGCCTGGATACTTGGGGACTGTAAAATGCTGCAGATCACACAGCAGGCTGGGTATTTTTTCAAACCATATGCAAAGGGAGCACATCGTTTGACTTCCTTTCTAGGCTTCTTCATTCCTCTGACCTCTGGAAaagtcatgccagcagaaaagtGTATTACCCATGTCATATGGTCAGGATAATTGTCTGGCAGAGTCATGCAATCCCTTTCTCCAGCAAAGCCCTCCTCCAGCCAGGTTGCCCTCACAAGCACACAGTCTTAGATACCATGGTCTCCCAGCCACAAGCCCCCCCTTGTGCTCCGGTTGCACAATCTCTGCTCTTCTCAGAGCCAGGTCCCTCCCTGCAGAAGGGGCAGCTTGTCCCACCAAGCTCCCAGTTTGGAGAACGTGGGTACGTTCACCCTCCTTGAGAGGCAAGGGTTTGATCTCAGCTCCCAGCATCCACCAAGGCCACCCAGCTTGCTCTCCCCCCATCTCCCACCTCTCCCATACCGTCCTCTGGGACTCGGGGAGCCGATATTCcttccttcaggcgggcactgtGGTGGggctgcttctccctgcctgaGCTGCCTCGCCGCGGGCTGGAAGCGCCCGTAACAAACCGCTCCAGCCAGACCGGACAGGTTACGGAGCAGTCCCGACCGATTTTGCAAGTGACACGGGGCAGGTCCCGCACGGCCCCGCTGCTGGGGAGGTGACGGCGAGAGAGAGGGGTCAGAGCTGCTTCGCCTGGCAGGGACCTGGGAGCGGAGGCAGAGCGTTCCCGCAACCTGCCAGGTAGCCCGGACGAGTTGCTATGGCTTTCCCAGACAGTCTCACTGCACAAGCCCATGGAATTTAAaagccagctctgccagctggagTAGGGTATTTAAGGAACCAGCTATGAAGAGGAGAGAAGGCAACACCAAGGATTTACAGGTAAAACGCATATTTTGATTTAAAGTGTGAATTTAGAGGCAGGGCAAAGTGGAGAGAGATGAGCAAAGGGCTACAGCACGATGGAAGCATGGAACAAATTAAACTTATTTGGGATGCATCCAATACTCAAGTTAAATCCACATACTCTTTCTGCATGGAGATACCTCCCTGACTTATAAAGGGTAAGGGAAAGAGGGCTCACATCTTCAACCCTAAATATATAATTTTCGTCTCTTAAATCTGAGCCAGTGGAAGAGTTGAACACTGCGAGCCAAATCCTATTTAATTTATTCAGCAACACATCTGTGTGAAATATAGTCCAATTACAGACATTAGGTTACTTTGCCATGGCTGCAGCCATTTGGCTTTTATTTCCAGCAGGCTCTAATTAAATTATCACAATGCAGGAGCACACAAGTTTCCTTTATACGTGACTGCAATTAAAGACATGCAAtcacaacattttttaaagtgactCCAATCAATTGGTTACAGTAAAGAATACCATGTAATAGAGCAGTGACTCCACCATTAAGACTGAAAGGGGGTTTCTGTTTCAATAATCTAGTTCCCTTTTATTACAAGTTCTGCTCTTGGATAATTTATTTAAAGTTCATTATGTGTCTACAGCATATATCATTTGCCCTCAGCTTGGGCTGCAGAAGTCCCATTATGACCAATTACTTAGTGTGATAAAATCTGCCACAGTACAAACTGTTCCTTAATTAGATTTAAGTTTTGCCTAAATTCTATTTGTAATTCAGGCAGCAAAATAATAAGGCCAACAGCAAAGACTTGCTGTCTCCTTTCTTTGGTCCCTGTAGTAACCTTTCAGGTTGGATGCAATCTCAGGGCAGCTCAGAACCCAGACCTCACACCCACGCGCTTTTCTTGCAATACTCGTCCCCGCTTCACGTTCCCATAACCAGTGCAGAGCTTGGGGGGTGGCCTGGCCTGCGAGGGAGTTCCTTGACCCAAATCCAGCCCTACCTCACCGATAGCAAAGGGGACGGCTCCGAAAGCACCTGAGAGCGTGTGGCTGTCAGCAGGGACTGCAGCAGCTGAGCGCCGCTGCCGTGCTCTTTGGCGATCGCAGGTATTTGCTCTCCAGCCCCTGTACGTTTGCTGCAGCAGCACGCCGGTTGgtgggaaaaaaagctgctgacAAAATGATAGTCCTACAAAACTGTGAAGAAAGTGATGcggggagcagcacccagccgtGCCCTTCAGCTCGCTTTATGGCCGTGCACTGTAAACACCGCGGTGTGCGCAGCCCTGGGGCTTCCAGGGGCAGGGAGCACGCTGCGACCTGCTAACGCAGGATGGGGCCTTTTTCATTAGCCTCGTTAACCATTAGCCACACCAGAGGCTTCAAGTTTGTTTGGGGACGACGGTATCACTGCGTTACTTCTTAACTGAATTAGAGCCAACGGATTTATCCAAACCATCCCCTGCACCATCCCCGGCCATGAGAAGAGGTTTGAAGGTGTTTTGCTCTTCAAAAACAAATGCCAGCGTTTGGCATGTGCTTCCTCAAGCTCCAGCTTCAgttttcaaagtgttttaaataTTCTGCACAAATTTGAATTCCAATCCTGTAACCTGTCTCTGCGAGATCTCACAGTGAGTGAGGGTAGAAGCTACATCAAGAAAATTCAGAGTGGAACAAGAAATACAAGTGGTGATTCAGTAGGATCCATTTTAACAGATCCAGGCCACAGTAATTTGAGGACAGGTATCATCCTGTAAGAAGTTGCATTCCTCTGGAAAAAATTACgctagaaatatatatatattttttttccatccaaacATATACTCCACTTCAAAAGAGAGAAGGCATTCACACAAATGCACTTACTGGATGCCGTGTTAGCAGTTATTTGCCATGTGCTTCAGTGGCCCCGTATTTTCTGTTGTAGAGATTATATACTGGGCTATCTTTACTTCCCTTGAATCCTGCTCAAGTCCAATATTGTATATCTTGCAAATGGCTGCTTTGCAAAGTTGGATTAACTTATTCTGATGTTTCAGAAAACTTCTATCTAAGAGTAATGTCAAAgcaaaacactatttaaaaatttTGCAGGGATAGACATTTACATAGCAGCTAAAGACAAGCCTAAAAATAACCTATTTCTTTGCAACATCAATCTTGTTAATGAactaaaagaatgaaatattccTCTATCAGTTGTTTCcatggagcagggagaaaaatttTAACCAACTCCAGTATcaaaaagaacatgaaaacatTTCAACATCTGTCCTGTTTTCCACTTAATTAACAAGGCTGCAAATAGCTTTTATGGAGCAGTTATGTTCTGGACATTCGTCTCTATGCTTTTGGTCAGTAGCACAACACAACTAGTCTGTCCTGCTCCACTTGACCCCTGATGAGAGCAGAAAATGAACTTTGTATACCAGGGGGGACACATCACACACACTGTGGGGCTGGGAATCCCTTATATTACAGCTTCATTGTGCCTGTGCAGACTGTTCCCTGAAAACacgcattttaaaataaaactgtaccTATCTCTTTATAGGTATGATAAAAGGCCTCTGGATGAGGATCACTTCTCATCAAAGCAGCAAGGCCCTTCCTTATTCAATAAAGGCATTTTAATAGTGGCACTGATGGGAAGTTGAAAGGAAAGACCTggttattatttgtttttaaagggctACAAGAAGGTCTTATCTGTCAGTGAACACTAAACATTTCTCTCTTCCTTAAGCGCTAAGGAAAAAACATGAACACAACAAATGACGACTCAGCCAACCCCACCACCTGGCAAGACACTGAAGGTGATTTTCCCAACTGCACTGATGTGGAAGTCGGTCTGAAGACTTTGTACCTCCCCATTATGTATAGCGTCATCTTCCTGGTGGGCTTCCCAGGAAATGTCATTGCGATTTGTGTTTACAGCTTCAAGATGAGGCCTTGGAAGAGCAGCACCATAATCATGCTGAACCTGGCACTCACGGACCTGCTCTACCTCACCAGCCTTCCCTTCCTGATACACTACTATGCCAGCGGGGAGCACTGGATTTTCGGTGGATTCATGTGCAAGTTCATCCGCTTCGGCTTCCACTTCAACTTGTACAGCagcatcctcttcctcacctGCTTCAGCGCCTTCCGCTATGCGGTGGTTGTCCACCCTATGAAGTTCTTCCACATCCAGAGGAAGCGGTGGACAGCGGTGGCTTGCGCAGCCGTTTGGGTGATCTCACTGGCAGCCGTCAGCCCCGTCAACTTCTTGATCTCCTCAAAAAAGGCACAAAACAGATCCTTATGCCTCGACCTTACCAGCTCTGAAAACCTGGGCACAACCAGGTGGTATAACTGGCTGCTGACTGGCCTGGCCTTCTTCTTGCCCTTGCTGACGGTGACTCTGTGCTACACGCTCATTATTTGCACGTTGGCTACCGGCCCCCACACACGGGCTTGCTACAAACAAAAGGCTCGCAGACTCGCTGTCGTCCTCTTGGTGGTCTTCTATGTGTGCTTCCTCCCCTTCCACGTCTTTCGGGTGGCTCGGGTTGAACTACGGTTGCATCCAGCCAGCTGTCACATGGAGAAGCAAATCCATGCTGCCTATATCATCTCTCGGCCCCTGGCTGCACTCAACACGTGTGGCAACCTACTACTTTATGTTGTGATCGGAGGTAACTTCCAGCGGGCCATGCTCTCTCTTTCAAGGTGTAAGTAAGTGGAGCAAATATGTCCAGCAGCCCAGGAGAAACAATTACCTGACCAAGCCAGAAATTGCATTAAGGTTATGAAGGAATCCCTTGAAGAAAATCCCAGCAAACCCAGGATGGCTCTGGTGCTGTCAGCTCCTGCAAAGGCAGGTGTGTTTATACGGTAGCAAGAATTGCAGCTGGCTTCGCCCTCTCCCTGCAGTTGAGCACTTGTCAAAAAGCTGTCTCGGGAGCAGGTTTATATATAGCTCTCTTAGCAACCAAAGAAAGAGGAGTGAAAAGAAAAGTTTGTAAGCCACCTCAAAGGTGAAATTTAAAACCACCCAACCAGACTGTTCCCCAAAACACAGGGTTCTCTCGCTCCGGGCTTTGCCGTTGATTATAGAAACATCGAGAGCTTAGTCTGGATGTGGGAGCaacttccattgatttcagcattGTCACTGATGTAGTGCTTTGTTTATTACAGCCCGAGCAAAACACAGCAGATATTGTCATGGTTGCTGAAACCACTGAATTACATACTTAGAAAGCACCTAGATAAATCAGATGTTTTCAGATTAGATGGACAAGATGAACTTCAGCATAGGGTGCTGAGGAACTGAATGGTGAAATCTCAGGGCTGGCCTAGGGGAGAATGAGAGGAGTACCAGAGGAGGACATACATGGTGAATACAAGGagatctatatatatacacaaggATATACATATCTCTCtaaaagtgtgtatatatatatatatatggaaaaaatGGAGGAACAAGGAATTAACAGTCACGTTAATGTCCAtctcagaaaaatactgaaagagaCAATCAGATGATAAGTCTACAGAAGACGAATACAGGTGAATACCAGCCAGCATGGATCTATCAGCTATGTACAATCCCAGATCATTCTGATTTCCTACTACAACAAATTAACAGGCTTGTACATGAAGAAAAAGATAATGTCATATATCTTGACTCCAGAAGAAGTTTTGACACTGTCTGAGATGACACTTTTGTGTGTAAGCTACGGAAACAGGCTGGAGGAAACTATTTTTACCAGTTACAGGGTTGTGCTGAGAGAGGAGATATTAGTGATTTACTATCAGAGTAGGGGGAGCCACTGAGTGGGGATTTGACCAGTCTGTCCTGGGTTTAGGGATATTTAGTGTTTTCATTAACAAATTGGATGATGAAATAAAGTCTGGTTATTACATTTGCAGATGACATGAAGCTGAGAGGACAAAACGGCACCTATGGTCTGAAAAAACACAGGATGCTATTAGATGGTGACAGGTGCAAAGTTCTATGTTTAAGTAGAAATAATGAACTGTGCaaacacaaaaggagaaaaaaaccctatttagTCAGCAGTTCGGCAGAGAACGATCTGTGGTTACTGTGAACCACAGGCTGGACAGGAGCTGACAGTTTCAGTGGGCTGACAGTGTCTGCTGTGGCAAAAAGGGCAGATGCAACGCTGTGATGTATAAATGAGAATATAATGTGCGAGATTGGCGTAGCAGCCTTTACACCCTTTGCAGCGTTGTTACCCTCCCAGCTGGAGCACCGCGTCCAGCCTTGGAGGCTGCCCTTCAGGGAAGATGCAGATGAGAGGAGCGTGGTAAGAGCACTCAGCGAAACTTCCCAAGGGGAAGGAACCGGACAGAAAACCAAATGGTATTCGAACCCCTCAAGGGCAGATACCAGGAAGGAGTTTCTCTCAGGACAGACGATGAAGCCCTGGTAAGGACAAGAGGAGTCTCCACCGCTGCATGTCTCTAGGAGCAGGCTAGCCAGGCACTGAGCAAGAGGGACACAAGCCTGCCTGGCCTCCGGAGGTCCCTTCTGGCCATGAGGATCTGCGATTAGGCATACATTGCTGGTAACACTGGTGCTAGCAAAACAAGCAGTGCCCGGGAGCATCGCCGGTGCCAGAGCTCGTCCCACCGCGCTGCCAGGGCTCTCGGGAGCGGTTAGCACCGAGCCCCAGTGCACACAGGCACCTAAGTAGGACGAACGACGACACCGTAGTGTTTAACGTGCCTTGCGGATATTTAAAACACTTCATTTGGTAAAGGCTCCATCAGATCCATCTTTCAGAAGCAGTGCCACAGGCCTTTTGACATGTTTTCTGGTTTAGATCGTCCTCTTCTGTATTGCTGTCAAAGTCTGAATTTTACAGGTTGCCACTAGATGGTGATCAATCATGGTGAAGCTACTTGGTTTCACATACGCATGGTTCATTCAAATCCACAAGTTGTTACACAAATACACAAGATGATTCACATGAAACAAATCTTTTCTGACATAGATTCGTAACATCCCAGCTCTCCAACATGGGCAAAATATACAAACGTGCTTCACAAATTCTCTTCCTCTGTGTGAAAGCACAAGATGTGTCTACCACTCACACATCTGAAGGAGTggattaaaaattatctttttttcctctctcagagCATTTTTAATTCTTGTTCTCAGAAGCTCTTCCTTCTAAAGCCCAAGCTGAGCTTATCCTACACGAGCAGAAGCTCGTCAATACAACTACATATACAATATAAAATGGAGCAGCTAAACGTAAAAAGTGTGAAATGGAAGTGTTCAAGCCTTTCAGTCTCTAACAGCAAGAGTGACAGTCACACAGTTTCAGTGACTTGGAGAGGGACTACtcttttgcctcctcctcctcctcctctctttccttaacatagcttttttccttgccttcttCCTATCTCACCTGCTTATCCACCACCTCTCTTTCTTTAGTTTAGGCTAAACTAGCTGATTTTGAAATGCTGAACTAGATTAGGGAATGCTCCTGGGAGCTGTCGTTCGCTGGTGGGGCAAGAACCTCCAAGAGAAGGGCAGTCACATCTTCCAGCGGCATGGCTGggtctggaaaaggagaaaatctcAACCTCAACGCAGGCATTTTTAAAGCACTCAAGGACTGCTCAGGTGCTCTGCAGGACTGAGAGATCATTATCTCATGTGACTCATTCCTTTTGCTTACTGTGAAGGGTGACATCTCCATAGCTTCTATTTTTAGCAGCTGTTAAGTTTACTGCTGAAACAAGGGTAAGTGCTTCAATTGCAGTAAACAGGAGACACTTTCCAAGCTCTGTACACAGTGTGACAACACAGCTACATAAATTACTACACCATTGCAGGCTAATTCACAGCATAGTTATGCTCCAGTAACCAGGCTTCTGTCAAAGGTCTCTAGCAGGTTTGTCTGCAGAGACAGTCATGTCAGCTCAAGTTGCTCACTGCCTGGGACCACAGAGGGACCAAGAGAATAAATTTGCAAGGTAAACCTCTCGGGCGCATGTTAAGTCTTATAATACTAAGGATGAAGTTTTGGAATTGCCGGCTGCTCTTGTAGACATGCCGAACTTTACTCTTCACAGTGACTCACGTACTGTCAGAGATGGCAGCAGAGCTATTTTCTACCCTTAATTGTCCAGGAAGGCaatcagcaatttttttccttttctctccaaatCATGTGCTCCCACAAGAAGTGAAAGCAAAAGGCTCTCCTCGTACTCAAACCTCCCAGAGAGCAAAAATACTGACTGTAatgttctgcattaaaaaaaaagatatcgcAAAAACTGTCCTAATCTGGCTGCATCCAGCTGCCTTTCAAGCAATTCTGTGTTGCACTGAACACCTAAGAAGAGAGTGTGAAGCAGACTGCATGGAGCATCAAAATGAATAGCTTGGTAAACAGCTAGTAGAGAGAAAGGCTAAAATAGCTTGGGAATGGTCTACTTTTACAAAGTCTGTGTTGGATATTGATGTGAGACAAGGCTGCACTTTTATCCCGACGCACTGGTATGTGCAGTTGGGGTGCTGCTGCATTCGCTGTACAGTGTAACTGTACAGTAGTGATCTAGCACATGCGGTGGGGTTTAGTGCCAGGCTCACCACTGAGTCAGTTAGACCTCAGGTAGATGTTGTCATTTTGCTGGTAAGGCTAAGCGAACAGAATAAACTTTGAATGACTGCTTTCATCTGTCAATATTTTCTACTTTGAAAATGCAGGTTGAGTGAACCTAAACTTTAAAGCAGCAAACAAGAAATGAACACATCGTTATTCAACTCCTACCAGCCCCaaactgtatttgctttttcctgCTAGCAGAACAGGAGAGGAGATGTAAAGGAAAATACTTTGTGTGTTCCCTTAAAGTTCCCTTTTGTTTTGTGACAGTAGAGGCATTCAACAGTGCCAGCTGATGCCACTTCAACATAAAGGCCACACAATTAAGtctaggagggaaaaaaaagtttaccctaaagaaaatgtatttcaaggCCTGTTTTCTGAATAGTGACTGGAAAAGAGCAGTACTTTTGACTAAGGTGTCTTGCTGACTTGATGCCCTTGCCTACTGGGTGCTGCTGTGGAAAGCGGAGGGAGTTGGATGCCTcctaaagcaggagaaa encodes:
- the OXGR1 gene encoding 2-oxoglutarate receptor 1, with the protein product MNTTNDDSANPTTWQDTEGDFPNCTDVEVGLKTLYLPIMYSVIFLVGFPGNVIAICVYSFKMRPWKSSTIIMLNLALTDLLYLTSLPFLIHYYASGEHWIFGGFMCKFIRFGFHFNLYSSILFLTCFSAFRYAVVVHPMKFFHIQRKRWTAVACAAVWVISLAAVSPVNFLISSKKAQNRSLCLDLTSSENLGTTRWYNWLLTGLAFFLPLLTVTLCYTLIICTLATGPHTRACYKQKARRLAVVLLVVFYVCFLPFHVFRVARVELRLHPASCHMEKQIHAAYIISRPLAALNTCGNLLLYVVIGGNFQRAMLSLSRCK